Below is a genomic region from Arcanobacterium haemolyticum DSM 20595.
ATCTGGATTACCGCCCGATGTTCTGGGATTGTGAAGAAACTGCCACTGAACAAATCGGGTCAATGCTCGAATATGTCAACGTTGCAGTAGGTAACAAAGAAGAGTGCCGCATCGCGGTTGGCGAAACTGAACCGGACCGTGCGGCAGATGCTTTGCTGGAACGCGGCGTCACGTTGGCAATCGTGAAGCAAGGACCTAAGGGAACCTTGGCCAAAACACGTGAGCAGCGAATTGAAGTGCCGGTAACGCACGTTGACACTCTTAACGGTTTGGGTGCTGGAGATGCATTCGGCGGTGCGCTGTCCCACGCTTTGCTTACGGGCTGGGATTTCCCGAAAGCGATCCATTTTGCATCCACAGCGGGAGCAATTGTTTCGTCGCGCCTTGAGTGCTCCACTGCAATGGCCTCTGAGGAAGAGGTTTTGGACCTCATGAATCAGCGTCCTGAAACGAATCCTCGAGTTCAGGAGCTCCCATGATGACGATCAATGAACTAGCACAGATTCGCCTTCATTCCCCTGAGGTTATTGAAAAGAAGCTTGTGGAACGTGTGCCGGGAACGTATCCTAATGGTCGAAAACTCATGATTATCGCGTGTGATCACCCGGCTCGCGGAGCGCTGGGGGCAGGTAAAGATCCGAACGCCATGGCAAATCGAAAAGAACTGCTGGCACGATGCCAGGAGGCGTTGTCACGGCCAGGTGTTGACGGTTTCTTAGGCTCGGCAGATATGATCGAAGATCTCACGCTGCTCGGTGCTTTGGAAGGAAAACTGGTGTTCGGTTCGATGAATCGCACTGGTTTGCAGGGATCATCATTTGAGATCGACGATCGTTTCGGCTGCTACACACCTGACGCGATCGAACGGCATCGGCTAGACGGCGGAAAAACATTAACCCGTATCTGTTTCGAAGATGCGAACACGCCACGAACGCTTGAAGCGACCGCGAACGCAGTCAACGAGCTAGCAAGGCGCAAGAAAATCGCGATGATTGAACCGTTTATTTCCACATGGAATGATGGCCGGACCGTCAACGATTTGAGTCCAGAAGCCGTTATTAAGTCAATAACGATCGCGTCTGCATTAGGTGACACGAGTGCCTACACATGGCTGAAGTTGCCTTATGTGAATGACATGGAGCGTGTTATGAGCAGTACTACGCTTCCGTCATTGATCCTTGGCGGTGAGGTTTCGCAAGATCCTGATACGGCACTTTCTGGATGGGCCAAGGCGATGACCTTACCAAACGTTTGTGGCCTTGTTATTGGCCGTTCCCTACTTTTCCCTCCTGATGGGGATGTTCAAAAAGCAGTCGACAACGCAGTGGAGTTGCTATGAATGACAATGATAAGTACGTACTTCCAGCTGGGAGTACGGCACGTGAACAATTTGATACATACATTACGGCTAAGCAGGCAGGATGGGAGTTTTCCAGTTTGCGTATTGCCCGGTTAGAACAGGGAGAGTCGGTTGAACTGGACACGGGCGACGACGAAGTGTTGGTTCTTCCGCTTTCTGGCAGCATCGACGTCGTTGTGGACGAAACGTCGTACACGCTTGCGGGACGTGAGTCAGTATTTACGTCAGTAACTGACTATATTTATGTGCCGCGTGGAAAGAACGTAACGTTGATCGCGCGAACTTCTGGCCGGTTCGCGGT
It encodes:
- a CDS encoding Cgl0159 family (beta/alpha)8-fold protein; amino-acid sequence: MMTINELAQIRLHSPEVIEKKLVERVPGTYPNGRKLMIIACDHPARGALGAGKDPNAMANRKELLARCQEALSRPGVDGFLGSADMIEDLTLLGALEGKLVFGSMNRTGLQGSSFEIDDRFGCYTPDAIERHRLDGGKTLTRICFEDANTPRTLEATANAVNELARRKKIAMIEPFISTWNDGRTVNDLSPEAVIKSITIASALGDTSAYTWLKLPYVNDMERVMSSTTLPSLILGGEVSQDPDTALSGWAKAMTLPNVCGLVIGRSLLFPPDGDVQKAVDNAVELL